The following are from one region of the Salmo trutta chromosome 20, fSalTru1.1, whole genome shotgun sequence genome:
- the LOC115155499 gene encoding trace amine-associated receptor 13c-like: protein MEKHEDVQYCFQDRNSSCRKALLSTSIYITLYIFFSLFSAVTVFLNILVIISISHFKQLHTPTNLLILSLAVSDLLVGLIVIPVVTVALMESCWGFGEYFCVFQFYIAFLCTSLSLGNLVLISIDRYVAVCDPLLYHSKITITRVMCCISITWCCCIIYRAAIIKNFANVQVPSRCLNECFIVEGISWGNITDLVITMVVPCSIIITLYMKIFVVARSQARKVFSKEAASVSGVKTVQANKSERKAAKTLAIVVFNYFICWIPFLFSFFLYFLIDSLFSVMIIGFLPLVNSFINPIIYAFFYPWFKVTAKHILTLNF from the coding sequence ATGGAGAAACATGAAGATGTTCAATACTGTTTTCAAGACAGAAACTCTTCTTGCAGAAAGGCTTTGCTATCGACATCTATCTACATAACACTGTACATCTTCTTCTCATTGTTTTCAGCAGTTACAGTATTTTTGAACATACTGGTGatcatctccatctctcacttCAAGCAGCTCCACACTCCAACCAACCTGCTCatcctctctctggctgtgtcaGATCTCCTGGTGGGACTGATTGTGATACCAGTAGTGACTGTAGCATTAATGGAATCATGCTGGGGGTTTGGggaatatttctgtgtgtttcaaTTCTACATCGCTTTTTTATGTACTTCTTTATCTCTGGGTAATTTGGTCTTGATATCTATTGACCGCTATGTTGCTGTGTGTGATCCCTTATTGTACCActctaaaataacaataacaagagtGATGTGTTGTATATCCATTACCTGGTGTTGTTGTATCATATACCGTGCTGCTATTATAAAAAACTTTGCAAATGTGCAGGTACCCAGTAGGTGTTTGAATGAATGTTTTATTGTTGAAGGAATATCCTGGGGTAATATCACCGACCTTGTAATTACAATGGTTGTCCCATGCTCTATTATTATAACACTTTATATGAAAATCTTTGTGGTGGCCAGATCACAGGCCAGAAAGGTATTTTCAAAAGAGGCTGCCAGTGTGTCTGGTGTTAAAACTGTACAGGCTAATAAGTCTGAGAGAAAAGCAGCAAAAACTCTGGCTATTGTTGTTTTCAACTATTTCATTTGTTGGAttccatttttattttctttctttttgtattttttaattgACAGTTTATTTTCAGTTATGATCATCGGCTTTCTACCACTTGTTAATTCTTTTATCAATCCAATAATTTATGCTTTCTTTTATCCATGGTTCAAAGTGACAGCTAAACATATTTTAACTCTGaacttttaa
- the LOC115155501 gene encoding trace amine-associated receptor 13c-like codes for MEKHEDVQYCFQDGNSSCRKTLLSTSIYMTLYIFFSLISAVTVFLNILVIISISHFKQLHTPTNLLILSLAVSDLLVGLIVIPVATVAVMESCWGFGEYFCVFQIYITFLCTSLSLGNLVLISIDRYVAVCDPLLYHSKITITRIMCCISITWCCCIIYRAAIIKNFVNVQVPSRCLNECFIVEGISWGNITDLVITMVVPCSIIITLYMKIFVVARSQARKVFSKEAVSVSGVKTVQANKSETKAAKTLAIVVFNYFICWIPFLFSFFLYFLIDSLFSVMIIGFLPLVNSFINPIIYAFFYPWFKVTAKHILTLNF; via the coding sequence ATGGAGAAACATGAAGATGTTCAATACTGTTTTCAAGACGGAAATTCTTCTTGCAGAAAGACTTTGCTATCGACATCTATCTACATGACACTGTACATCTTCTTCTCATTGATTTCAGCAGTAACAGTATTTTTGAACATACTGGTGatcatctccatctctcacttCAAGCAGCTCCACACTCCAACCAACCTGCTCatcctctctctggctgtgtcaGATCTCCTGGTGGGACTGATTGTGATACCAGTAGCGACTGTAGCAGTAATGGAATCATGCTGGGGTTTTGGggaatatttctgtgtgtttcagATCTACATTACTTTCTTATGTACTTCTTTATCTCTGGGTAATTTGGTCTTGATATCTATTGATCGCTATGTTGCTGTGTGTGATCCCTTATTGTACCActctaaaataacaataacaagaatTATGTGTTGTATATCCATTACCTGGTGTTGTTGTATCATATACCGTGCTGCTATTATAAAAAACTTTGTAAATGTGCAGGTACCCAGTAGGTGTTTGAATGAATGTTTTATTGTTGAAGGAATATCCTGGGGTAATATCACCGACCTTGTAATTACAATGGTTGTCCCGTGCTCTATTATTATAACACTTTATATGAAAATCTTTGTGGTGGCCAGATCACAGGCCAGAAAGGTATTTTCAAAAGAGGCTGTCAGTGTGTCTGGTGTTAAAACTGTACAGGCAAATAAGTCTGAGACAAAAGCAGCAAAAACTCTGGCTATTGTTGTTTTCAACTATTTCATTTGTTGGAttccatttttattttctttctttttgtattttttaattgACAGTTTATTTTCAGTTATGATCATCGGCTTTCTACCACTTGTTAATTCTTTTATCAATCCAATAATTTATGCTTTCTTTTACCCATGGTTCAAAGTGACAGCTAAACATATTTTAACTCTGaacttttaa